Proteins encoded by one window of Pseudonocardia alni:
- a CDS encoding DUF1707 SHOCT-like domain-containing protein yields the protein MPSLRSRKRARDSDRTATCDRLDVAFAEGQIDGVEHRTRVAAALRAAHIGDLTALTADLQLPGVGRVRRGLSPARSVAASPTRPDRDAPGYWPVRIGVAVALVAAMAVAHAVVSRPVHRPPVPPPTAAAPVPVTAPVVVEPVDLRTDRGLTELVAAVRRVSGGTVVDSLSVRGPDDGGVRIAEPGNRRADRTYTWTPGAGLTRLDVVSAIARDPDQRTVDLGGLDTTALAGLLADAPRATGVPGARSVRLMVFDPGSGPAVEITCTDGAARRGTVTARPDGSGVAVFAAS from the coding sequence GTGCCTTCCCTCCGTTCCCGCAAGCGGGCCCGTGACTCCGACCGGACCGCGACCTGCGACCGGCTCGACGTCGCCTTCGCCGAGGGCCAGATCGACGGCGTCGAGCACCGGACCCGGGTCGCCGCCGCACTGCGGGCGGCGCACATCGGTGACCTCACCGCGCTCACCGCTGACCTGCAGCTTCCCGGCGTCGGGCGAGTACGGCGAGGGCTGTCGCCGGCCCGGAGCGTGGCGGCCTCCCCCACACGGCCGGACCGGGACGCGCCGGGCTACTGGCCGGTGCGGATCGGGGTGGCCGTCGCGCTGGTCGCGGCGATGGCCGTCGCGCACGCCGTCGTCTCCCGTCCGGTGCACCGGCCACCGGTGCCGCCTCCCACGGCGGCCGCGCCCGTCCCCGTCACCGCCCCGGTCGTCGTCGAGCCGGTCGACCTGCGGACCGACCGGGGACTGACCGAGCTGGTCGCGGCCGTCCGTCGCGTCTCGGGTGGCACCGTCGTCGACTCGCTGTCGGTACGCGGCCCCGACGACGGCGGGGTTCGGATCGCCGAGCCGGGGAACCGGCGCGCGGACCGGACCTACACCTGGACGCCGGGGGCCGGGCTCACGAGGCTCGACGTCGTGTCCGCGATCGCCCGTGACCCCGATCAGCGCACCGTCGACCTGGGCGGCCTCGACACGACCGCCCTCGCGGGGCTGCTCGCCGACGCACCTCGCGCGACCGGTGTGCCCGGCGCCCGCTCCGTGCGGCTGATGGTGTTCGACCCCGGCTCGGGCCCGGCCGTCGAGATCACCTGCACGGACGGCGCGGCACGGCGCGGCACGGTGACCGCGCGACCCGACGGCAGTGGGGTCGCGGTGTTCGCCGCGTCCTGA
- a CDS encoding SDR family NAD(P)-dependent oxidoreductase: protein MELSGARTLVVGATGVLGGALTEALRDQGATLALAGRTDPSGADGEPTFAVDALDLERCAAVVDEAADALGGLDLVLVAIGVAGFGEESENDVVTEHLLTVNAQAPMAIGRAALAHLTDSGGTLAMISAILADVPTPGMAAYSASKAALSAWLTATRGGVRKQGVRVLDVRPPHIETGLADRAVAGTVPSGIRAGSDVATLVGQVLEALRSDRRTVTFDLRSGEYALG from the coding sequence ATGGAACTCTCCGGGGCGCGGACGCTGGTGGTCGGGGCGACGGGCGTGCTGGGCGGCGCGCTCACCGAGGCGCTGCGCGACCAGGGCGCGACGCTCGCGCTGGCGGGCCGCACCGATCCCTCCGGGGCCGACGGCGAGCCCACGTTCGCCGTCGACGCACTCGACCTGGAGCGCTGCGCCGCCGTCGTCGACGAGGCGGCGGACGCCCTGGGCGGGCTGGACCTGGTGCTCGTCGCGATCGGGGTGGCCGGGTTCGGGGAGGAGTCGGAGAACGACGTCGTCACCGAGCACCTGCTGACGGTCAACGCGCAGGCGCCGATGGCGATCGGCCGGGCCGCGCTCGCGCACCTCACCGACTCCGGTGGCACGCTCGCGATGATCTCGGCGATCCTGGCCGACGTGCCGACGCCGGGGATGGCGGCCTACTCGGCGTCCAAGGCGGCGCTGTCGGCGTGGCTCACCGCGACCCGCGGTGGCGTGCGCAAGCAGGGCGTGCGGGTGCTCGACGTACGGCCGCCGCACATCGAGACCGGGCTCGCCGACCGCGCCGTCGCCGGGACGGTGCCGTCCGGCATCAGAGCGGGTTCCGACGTCGCGACGCTCGTCGGACAGGTGCTCGAGGCGCTGCGCTCGGACCGGCGGACGGTGACCTTCGACCTGCGCTCCGGGGAGTACGCGCTGGGCTGA
- a CDS encoding DNA-formamidopyrimidine glycosylase family protein: MAEGDSIFRLAARLDAATAGAVIARSDVRHPRFAGADLAGEEITGWVPRGKHLLARTAGGWTVHSHLRMSGRWSVLRPGRRLPRVVAADLRIALHLVDGRTLAGIGLPVLAVLPTRDEHTVVGHLGPDLLGGTFDGDAALARLRADPGRAVLAALLDQRVVAGLGNMWAQELLFLERISPWRECSAVSEPGTLLVRGRALLRDAVVRNPAQNTTGRVRPRHFVYGRYRRPCLRCGTAVAFAPPERTPHGRETWWCPRCQR; the protein is encoded by the coding sequence GTGGCCGAGGGGGACAGCATCTTCCGGCTCGCGGCGCGGCTGGACGCGGCGACCGCGGGCGCGGTGATCGCACGCTCCGACGTGCGCCACCCCCGCTTCGCCGGCGCCGACCTCGCCGGGGAGGAGATCACCGGCTGGGTGCCGCGCGGCAAGCACCTGCTGGCCCGCACCGCGGGCGGCTGGACCGTGCACTCGCACCTGCGGATGTCCGGGCGGTGGTCGGTGCTGCGGCCCGGGAGGCGGCTCCCCCGCGTCGTCGCGGCCGACCTGCGGATCGCGCTGCACCTCGTCGACGGCCGCACCCTGGCCGGGATCGGGCTGCCGGTGCTGGCGGTGCTCCCGACCCGCGACGAGCACACCGTCGTCGGACACCTGGGCCCGGACCTGCTCGGCGGCACCTTCGACGGCGACGCGGCCCTCGCCCGGCTGCGCGCCGACCCCGGCCGGGCGGTGCTGGCGGCGCTGCTGGACCAGCGCGTCGTCGCCGGGCTGGGGAACATGTGGGCCCAGGAGCTGCTGTTCCTGGAGCGGATCTCCCCGTGGCGGGAGTGTTCCGCGGTCTCCGAGCCCGGCACCCTCCTCGTGCGCGGCCGCGCGCTGCTGCGCGACGCGGTCGTCCGCAACCCCGCGCAGAACACCACCGGCCGGGTCCGGCCGCGGCACTTCGTCTACGGCCGTTACCGGCGGCCCTGTCTGCGCTGCGGGACCGCGGTGGCGTTCGCGCCGCCGGAGCGCACCCCGCACGGTCGCGAGACCTGGTGGTGCCCGCGCTGCCAGCGGTGA
- the priA gene encoding bifunctional 1-(5-phosphoribosyl)-5-((5-phosphoribosylamino)methylideneamino)imidazole-4-carboxamide isomerase/phosphoribosylanthranilate isomerase PriA, with the protein MSFTLLPAVDVVDGQAVRLVQGEAGTETGYGSPLDAALNWQAGGAEWVHLVDLDAAFGRGSNAELLAEVVGKLDLRVELSGGIRDDQSLERALSTGAARLNLGTAALEQPEWCRRVLAEHGEKIAIGLDVKMIDGRRRVAGRGWTSDGGDLWEVLARLDADGATRYIVTDVSKDGTLQGPNVELLTEVAQATTAPVIASGGISEVSDLTRLAEVAATGVNIEGSIIGKALYAGRFTLPEALAAVRAVSA; encoded by the coding sequence GTGAGCTTCACGTTGCTTCCCGCGGTGGACGTCGTCGACGGGCAGGCCGTCCGGCTGGTGCAGGGCGAGGCCGGCACCGAGACCGGCTACGGCTCGCCCCTGGACGCTGCCCTGAACTGGCAGGCCGGCGGCGCCGAGTGGGTCCATCTGGTCGATCTCGACGCGGCGTTCGGCCGCGGCTCGAACGCCGAGCTGCTGGCCGAGGTGGTCGGGAAGCTCGACCTGCGGGTCGAGCTGTCCGGCGGCATCCGCGACGACCAGTCCCTGGAGCGCGCGCTGTCCACCGGCGCGGCCCGGCTCAACCTCGGCACCGCGGCGCTGGAGCAGCCCGAGTGGTGCCGCCGGGTCCTCGCCGAGCACGGCGAGAAGATCGCGATCGGGCTCGACGTCAAGATGATCGACGGCCGGCGCCGGGTCGCGGGGCGCGGCTGGACCTCCGACGGCGGCGACCTCTGGGAGGTCCTCGCCCGCCTCGACGCCGACGGCGCCACCCGCTACATCGTCACCGACGTCTCCAAGGACGGCACCCTGCAGGGCCCGAACGTCGAGCTGCTCACCGAGGTCGCGCAGGCCACGACCGCGCCGGTCATCGCGTCGGGGGGGATCTCGGAGGTGTCCGACCTGACCCGGCTCGCCGAGGTCGCCGCGACCGGCGTGAACATCGAGGGCTCGATCATCGGCAAGGCGCTCTACGCCGGCCGGTTCACCCTGCCCGAGGCCCTGGCGGCCGTGCGGGCGGTGAGCGCCTGA
- the hisF gene encoding imidazole glycerol phosphate synthase subunit HisF, with amino-acid sequence MGVAVRVIPCLDVDAGRVVKGVNFKELRDAGDPVEMARVYDAEGADELTFLDVTASSSERGTMIDVVRRTAEQVFIPLTVGGGIRTPDDVDRMLRAGADKVSVNTAAIARPTLLHEMSRRFGSQCIVLSVDARRVPEGGEPQPSGWEVTTHGGRRSAGIDAVEWARRGQELGVGEILLNSMDADGTRAGFDLEMLTAVRKVVDVPVIASGGAGAVEHFGPAVRAGADAVLAASVFHFGQLRIGEVKDALRGEGVEIR; translated from the coding sequence ATGGGCGTCGCGGTCCGCGTCATCCCCTGCCTGGACGTCGACGCCGGGCGCGTGGTGAAGGGCGTCAACTTCAAGGAGCTCCGCGATGCGGGCGACCCGGTCGAGATGGCGCGGGTCTACGACGCCGAGGGCGCCGACGAGCTGACCTTCCTCGACGTCACCGCGTCGTCGTCGGAGCGCGGCACCATGATCGACGTGGTACGCCGCACCGCCGAGCAGGTGTTCATCCCGCTGACCGTCGGCGGCGGCATCCGCACCCCCGACGACGTCGACCGGATGCTGCGCGCGGGCGCGGACAAGGTCTCGGTGAACACCGCCGCGATCGCCCGGCCCACGCTGCTGCACGAGATGTCGCGGCGCTTCGGCAGCCAGTGCATCGTGCTGTCGGTCGACGCCCGCCGCGTCCCGGAGGGCGGTGAGCCGCAGCCGTCGGGCTGGGAGGTCACCACGCACGGCGGGCGCCGCTCCGCCGGGATCGACGCGGTCGAGTGGGCCCGGCGCGGCCAGGAGCTCGGCGTCGGGGAGATCCTGCTGAACTCGATGGACGCCGACGGCACCCGCGCCGGGTTCGACCTGGAGATGCTGACCGCGGTCCGGAAGGTCGTCGACGTCCCGGTGATCGCCTCCGGCGGCGCCGGCGCGGTCGAGCACTTCGGCCCGGCCGTGCGCGCCGGGGCGGACGCGGTGCTCGCCGCCAGCGTGTTCCACTTCGGACAGCTCCGGATCGGCGAGGTCAAGGACGCCCTGCGGGGCGAGGGGGTCGAGATCCGATGA
- the hisI gene encoding phosphoribosyl-AMP cyclohydrolase translates to MTAQSVRLSAAESALDPAVAARLKRDADGLVCAVVQSRAGEVLMVGWMDDEALHRTLTTGRGTYWSRSRQEYWVKGGTSGHVQHVHEVRLDCDGDAVLVVVDQEGPACHTGTRTCFDTDVLLAGDGA, encoded by the coding sequence ATGACGGCACAGAGCGTGCGCCTCTCCGCGGCCGAGTCCGCGCTGGACCCGGCGGTCGCCGCCCGGCTCAAGCGCGACGCCGACGGCCTGGTCTGCGCCGTCGTCCAGTCCCGCGCCGGCGAGGTCCTGATGGTCGGCTGGATGGACGACGAGGCGCTGCACCGCACCCTGACCACCGGCCGGGGGACCTACTGGTCGCGGTCGCGACAGGAGTACTGGGTCAAGGGCGGCACGTCGGGGCACGTGCAGCACGTGCACGAGGTGCGGCTGGACTGCGACGGCGACGCGGTGCTCGTCGTCGTCGACCAGGAGGGGCCGGCCTGCCACACCGGGACCCGGACCTGTTTCGACACCGACGTCCTGCTCGCCGGGGACGGCGCATGA
- a CDS encoding oxygenase MpaB family protein encodes MVDLSARLPDAVTDRLATLRSRVGSAVFSRVAGDEGSGRRARILGAEGPRWFAEDAAIRTVHGDASMFVGGLRALLLQSLHPLAMAGVAGHSGFRGDPWGRLQRTSYFLAATTFGPAEEAERVIARIKRAHVHVRGTAPDGRPYSASDPHLLRWVHVAEIDSFLSAHDRYGSTPLDAAGRDAYVADTARVARELGVPDPPESTAELRAQLDGYRPELAGTPAARDAARFLLWEPPLPLSARVPYSVLAAASVGLMPRWTRMPLRLPWLPVAEATVVRAGGHAITAGIRWVTSAPAQPPPMPPVHP; translated from the coding sequence ATGGTCGATCTCTCCGCCCGGCTCCCCGACGCCGTCACCGACCGGCTCGCGACCCTGCGGTCGCGGGTCGGGTCGGCGGTGTTCAGCCGGGTCGCCGGGGACGAGGGCTCCGGCCGGCGAGCCCGCATCCTCGGCGCCGAGGGACCGCGCTGGTTCGCCGAGGACGCCGCCATCCGGACGGTGCACGGCGACGCGTCGATGTTCGTCGGCGGGCTGCGGGCTTTGCTGTTGCAGTCCCTGCACCCGCTGGCCATGGCCGGGGTCGCCGGGCACTCCGGGTTCCGCGGCGACCCGTGGGGACGACTGCAGCGCACCTCGTACTTCCTGGCCGCGACGACGTTCGGGCCGGCCGAGGAGGCCGAGCGGGTGATCGCGCGGATCAAGCGGGCTCACGTCCACGTCCGCGGGACCGCGCCGGACGGGCGCCCGTACTCGGCGTCGGACCCGCACCTGCTGCGCTGGGTGCACGTCGCAGAGATCGACAGCTTCCTCTCCGCGCACGACCGCTACGGCAGCACCCCGCTCGACGCCGCGGGTCGCGATGCCTACGTGGCCGACACCGCCCGCGTCGCCCGCGAGCTGGGCGTGCCGGACCCGCCCGAGTCCACCGCGGAGCTGCGGGCACAGCTCGACGGCTACCGGCCCGAGCTGGCCGGGACACCCGCGGCCCGCGACGCCGCGCGGTTCCTGTTGTGGGAGCCGCCGCTGCCGCTCTCCGCGCGGGTGCCGTACTCGGTGCTGGCCGCTGCGTCGGTGGGGCTGATGCCGCGCTGGACGCGGATGCCGCTGCGGCTGCCGTGGCTGCCCGTCGCCGAGGCCACCGTGGTGCGGGCCGGGGGGCACGCGATCACTGCCGGGATCCGGTGGGTCACCTCGGCACCCGCCCAGCCGCCACCGATGCCGCCGGTGCACCCGTGA
- a CDS encoding sodium:solute symporter family protein codes for MTELVFAGPSGVAILCAYAVVMLLIGWYAGRGGSTGTARGYFTAGGGLGMVTLFFTLYATQYSGNSVVGYPPQAYRSGFLWWQSVPFMIAVIAVYLLFAPRLYVVAKQRGFVTPTDFVRDRFGSTKLSLLTVALMLWGLGNYVLEQLVAMGHAIAGLTGETIPYEVGVIGFIVIMLVYSWTGGMRAVAMTDVLQGIAMLVGIGALLTGVVTLTGGLGTLTTYLTETSPELVGVPGTADAVNWLAMIVMIGFGAAVYPHAIQRVYSARSERTLKRSLALMAWMPLATTGVVFVVGIAGLQLFPGLDTGASEQLVGLIANEVAAQNTVFYLLMILLFGGVVCAIVSTADSAVLAFSSIVAGDLYGRHVAPGATDRRKVLVGKLVGVAMVFGLLAVAWNPPGTLFSIFVLKFELIVQLAPVFILGLYWRRMAPGPTFWGMLAGAVVAGGATLLDLGPFGGVPAGLVGLAANVVICVVGSMAVTRTSRTERMGAVI; via the coding sequence GTGACCGAGCTCGTCTTCGCCGGCCCGAGCGGGGTGGCCATCCTCTGCGCCTACGCCGTCGTGATGCTGCTGATCGGGTGGTACGCGGGCCGCGGCGGGTCCACCGGCACAGCACGCGGCTACTTCACCGCGGGTGGCGGCCTCGGCATGGTGACGCTGTTCTTCACCCTCTACGCGACCCAGTACAGCGGGAACTCGGTCGTCGGGTACCCGCCCCAGGCGTACCGGTCGGGCTTCCTGTGGTGGCAGTCGGTCCCTTTCATGATCGCCGTCATCGCGGTGTACCTGCTGTTCGCACCCCGTCTGTACGTCGTGGCGAAGCAGAGGGGTTTCGTGACGCCGACCGACTTCGTGCGGGACCGGTTCGGCTCGACGAAGCTGTCACTGCTCACCGTGGCCCTGATGCTGTGGGGACTCGGCAACTACGTGCTGGAGCAGCTGGTCGCCATGGGCCACGCCATCGCCGGGCTGACCGGCGAGACGATCCCCTACGAGGTCGGCGTGATCGGCTTCATCGTCATCATGCTGGTCTACTCGTGGACCGGTGGGATGCGTGCCGTGGCCATGACCGACGTCCTCCAGGGCATCGCCATGCTGGTCGGGATCGGCGCACTCCTGACCGGGGTGGTGACGCTGACCGGCGGGCTCGGCACCCTCACCACGTACCTGACCGAGACCTCGCCGGAGCTGGTCGGCGTCCCGGGCACCGCGGACGCCGTCAACTGGCTCGCAATGATCGTGATGATCGGTTTCGGGGCTGCGGTCTACCCGCACGCGATCCAGCGGGTGTACTCCGCCCGCAGCGAGCGGACGCTGAAGCGGTCCCTGGCGCTGATGGCCTGGATGCCGCTGGCCACGACCGGGGTCGTGTTCGTCGTCGGCATCGCCGGCCTGCAGCTGTTCCCCGGCCTGGACACCGGTGCGTCCGAACAGCTCGTCGGTCTGATCGCCAACGAGGTCGCGGCCCAGAACACGGTCTTCTACCTGCTGATGATCCTCCTGTTCGGCGGTGTCGTGTGCGCCATCGTCTCGACGGCGGACTCCGCGGTGCTGGCGTTCTCCTCGATCGTGGCGGGCGACCTCTACGGCCGCCACGTCGCACCCGGGGCCACCGACCGACGCAAGGTACTGGTCGGCAAGCTCGTCGGTGTCGCGATGGTGTTCGGCCTGCTCGCCGTCGCCTGGAACCCGCCCGGCACGCTGTTCAGCATCTTCGTGCTGAAGTTCGAACTCATCGTCCAGCTCGCCCCGGTCTTCATCCTCGGGCTGTACTGGAGGCGGATGGCGCCCGGCCCCACGTTCTGGGGGATGCTCGCCGGGGCCGTCGTCGCGGGTGGCGCCACGCTGCTCGACCTCGGGCCGTTCGGGGGCGTCCCCGCCGGGCTGGTCGGGCTCGCCGCCAACGTCGTCATCTGCGTCGTCGGATCGATGGCGGTCACCCGCACCTCGCGTACCGAGCGGATGGGCGCCGTCATCTGA
- a CDS encoding GntR family transcriptional regulator, which yields MTANHGAPAVDRVHTALRAEILDGVRPAGSRLREEEIAEAHGTSRTPTREAIRRLAADGLAELTPRRGAVVLAWDDDDLDELFDLRVLLEGHAAARAAVSGRADLARMRDLCAAMEAVEDPPDHAEITRLNLALHHEIHRAGGRRALRELVGRVVEAPLVRTTFRRYTAERLARSFAQHRELVAALAARDPEWARAVMTAHLRAAREVVRDRAGPPDRTAAADRRP from the coding sequence ATGACGGCGAACCACGGAGCACCCGCGGTCGACCGCGTGCACACCGCTCTGCGGGCCGAGATCCTCGACGGTGTGCGCCCCGCGGGGTCCCGGTTGCGGGAGGAGGAGATCGCCGAGGCCCACGGCACCAGTCGCACCCCCACCCGGGAGGCGATCCGTCGCCTCGCCGCCGACGGTCTGGCCGAGCTGACCCCACGGCGCGGCGCCGTCGTACTGGCGTGGGACGACGACGACCTCGACGAGCTGTTCGACCTGCGCGTGCTGCTCGAGGGCCACGCGGCGGCCCGCGCGGCAGTCTCCGGGCGGGCCGACCTCGCGCGGATGCGGGATCTGTGCGCGGCGATGGAGGCCGTCGAGGACCCGCCCGATCACGCCGAGATCACCCGTCTCAATCTGGCGCTCCACCACGAGATCCACCGGGCAGGCGGGCGGCGCGCCCTGCGTGAGCTGGTCGGACGAGTGGTCGAGGCCCCGCTGGTACGGACGACCTTCCGCCGCTACACCGCCGAGCGGCTGGCCCGCAGTTTCGCCCAGCATCGCGAGCTCGTGGCAGCCCTCGCCGCCCGCGACCCCGAGTGGGCCCGCGCCGTCATGACCGCGCACCTCCGCGCGGCCCGCGAGGTCGTCCGCGACCGCGCAGGCCCTCCCGACCGGACCGCGGCCGCCGACCGGCGGCCGTGA
- a CDS encoding response regulator has translation MTGDASIGVLLVDDDAPIRTGLRAVLDADPGITVLGESADGAEVPGLAGRLAPDVVVMDVRMPAVDGGTAARALLRRPGPPRVLVLTTFGHDRHVLDALRAGAGGFLLKRTPPRDVVRAVHTVAAGESLLFPAAVRELVAGFATDDGDRLAAAGLTAREAGVLRLMARGLSDAEIAGELALDVGTVTTDVAAVLAKTGSRGRTQAVVAAYSSGFVDPRFPVR, from the coding sequence ATGACGGGTGACGCGAGCATCGGCGTCCTGCTGGTCGACGACGATGCGCCGATCCGTACCGGTCTGCGCGCGGTGCTCGATGCCGACCCCGGCATCACCGTCCTCGGCGAGAGCGCCGACGGCGCCGAGGTGCCGGGCCTGGCCGGTCGGCTGGCGCCGGACGTCGTGGTGATGGACGTCCGCATGCCCGCCGTCGACGGCGGCACCGCGGCCCGGGCGCTGCTGCGCCGCCCCGGCCCGCCCCGGGTGCTGGTGCTCACCACCTTCGGCCACGACCGGCACGTCCTGGACGCGCTGCGCGCCGGGGCCGGTGGCTTCCTGCTGAAGCGGACCCCGCCGCGCGACGTGGTCCGGGCCGTGCACACGGTCGCCGCGGGGGAGTCGCTGCTGTTCCCGGCGGCGGTGCGCGAGCTCGTGGCCGGGTTCGCCACCGACGACGGCGACCGGCTCGCCGCCGCCGGGCTGACCGCGCGCGAGGCCGGCGTGCTGCGACTGATGGCGCGCGGGCTGTCCGACGCCGAGATCGCCGGGGAGCTGGCGCTCGACGTGGGCACGGTGACGACCGACGTCGCCGCGGTGCTGGCCAAGACCGGGTCGCGGGGCCGGACCCAGGCCGTCGTCGCCGCCTACTCCTCGGGGTTCGTCGACCCCAGGTTCCCGGTCAGGTAG
- a CDS encoding TetR/AcrR family transcriptional regulator, translating to MTDPSATAPPDPGASPRRRGRRSGGADTRAGLLAAARAEFADRGFDGATVRRIAERAGVDPAMVNHWFGGKEKLFLAALDLPVDPGRIRRMVLDGPADRVGERIVRGFLTVWDTGGGAPMAAVLRSVAGHDIAARMLREFVGGAILRPVTRAHSPDRPDERGALVGSQLIGLGMMRYVVRLEPLASAPREDVVAAVGPTVQRYLTGNLGSTNPEE from the coding sequence ATGACCGATCCGAGCGCCACCGCACCCCCGGACCCGGGGGCGTCGCCACGGCGTCGTGGCCGCCGGTCCGGCGGCGCGGACACCCGGGCCGGGCTGCTCGCGGCCGCCCGCGCCGAGTTCGCCGACCGCGGCTTCGACGGCGCCACGGTCCGCCGGATCGCCGAGCGGGCCGGGGTGGACCCGGCCATGGTGAACCACTGGTTCGGCGGCAAGGAGAAGCTGTTCCTCGCCGCGCTGGACCTGCCGGTCGACCCCGGACGGATCCGGCGGATGGTGCTGGACGGCCCCGCCGACCGGGTCGGCGAGCGGATCGTGCGGGGGTTCCTGACGGTCTGGGACACCGGCGGCGGCGCCCCGATGGCGGCGGTGCTGCGCAGCGTCGCGGGTCACGACATCGCGGCCCGGATGCTGCGTGAGTTCGTCGGCGGCGCGATCCTGCGCCCGGTCACCCGGGCGCACTCCCCCGACCGGCCCGACGAGCGGGGCGCGCTCGTCGGCTCCCAGCTGATCGGGCTCGGCATGATGCGCTACGTGGTGCGGCTGGAGCCGCTGGCCTCGGCGCCGCGCGAGGACGTCGTCGCCGCGGTCGGGCCGACCGTGCAGCGCTACCTGACCGGGAACCTGGGGTCGACGAACCCCGAGGAGTAG
- a CDS encoding anthranilate synthase component I: MTQRTQNASGGATTTGAPAPAAPAAAALGAVSPTREEFRELARAHRVIPVTRRLLADDETPVGVYRKLAGGTAGTFLLESAENGRSWSRWSFVGARSAAALTAVDGELVWTGEVPDGLPTTGDPLDALRTVVTELHSEPLPGLPPLTGGMVGYLGYDIVRRVERIADPDDPAVDDLALPELVMLLATDLAALDHHEGTVTLIANAINWDATDERVDQAYDDAVARLDRMTGELAVPAPSSVAVYTPTRPEFLRRRTPEQHHAAIEDAKEQIRAGEAFQIVLSQRFEMECDADPLEVYRILRTTNPSPYMYLLRLDDAAGGPPFSIVGSSPEALVSVLDGRATTHPIAGTRWRGATDEEDQLLEKELRGDEKERAEHLMLVDLGRNDLGRVCEPGTVTVRNFFEIERYSHVMHLVSTVTGLLRGDRTAFDAVVACFPAGTLSGAPKVRAMQVIDRLEPTRRGQYGGIVGYLDFAGNADTAIAIRTAMIRNRTAYVQAGGGIVADSDPAAEDMECLNKARAVLSAVAAAGSMSPPPVPGSA, encoded by the coding sequence ATGACCCAGCGGACCCAGAACGCATCCGGTGGCGCGACGACGACCGGGGCCCCCGCCCCCGCGGCTCCCGCGGCCGCCGCCCTGGGCGCGGTGAGCCCCACCCGTGAGGAGTTCCGGGAGCTGGCGCGCGCGCACCGGGTCATCCCGGTGACCCGGCGGCTGCTGGCCGACGACGAGACCCCGGTCGGGGTCTACCGCAAGCTCGCGGGCGGGACCGCGGGCACGTTCCTGCTGGAGTCCGCCGAGAACGGCCGGTCCTGGTCGCGGTGGTCGTTCGTCGGGGCCCGCAGCGCCGCCGCGCTCACCGCCGTCGACGGCGAGCTGGTCTGGACCGGGGAGGTGCCCGACGGCCTGCCCACCACCGGCGACCCGCTCGACGCGCTGCGCACCGTGGTCACCGAGCTGCACTCCGAGCCGCTGCCCGGGCTCCCGCCGCTGACCGGCGGCATGGTCGGCTACCTCGGCTACGACATCGTCCGCCGCGTCGAGCGCATCGCGGACCCGGACGACCCCGCCGTCGACGACCTGGCGCTGCCCGAGCTGGTCATGCTGCTGGCCACCGACCTGGCCGCGCTCGACCACCACGAGGGCACCGTCACCCTGATCGCGAACGCGATCAACTGGGACGCCACCGACGAGCGCGTCGACCAGGCCTACGACGACGCCGTCGCCCGGCTGGACCGGATGACCGGCGAGCTCGCCGTGCCCGCGCCCAGCTCGGTCGCGGTGTACACCCCGACCCGCCCGGAGTTCCTCCGCCGGCGCACCCCCGAGCAGCACCACGCCGCGATCGAGGACGCCAAGGAGCAGATCCGCGCCGGCGAGGCGTTCCAGATCGTGCTCTCGCAGCGCTTCGAGATGGAGTGCGACGCCGACCCGCTCGAGGTCTACCGGATCCTGCGCACCACGAACCCGAGTCCGTACATGTACCTGCTGCGTCTCGACGACGCGGCGGGCGGGCCGCCGTTCTCCATCGTCGGGTCCAGCCCGGAGGCGCTGGTCAGCGTGCTCGACGGGCGTGCCACCACGCACCCCATCGCGGGCACCCGCTGGCGCGGCGCGACCGACGAGGAGGACCAGCTCCTGGAGAAGGAGCTGCGCGGCGACGAGAAGGAGCGCGCCGAACACCTGATGCTCGTCGACCTCGGCCGCAACGACCTCGGCCGGGTGTGCGAGCCCGGCACGGTGACCGTGCGGAACTTCTTCGAGATCGAGCGCTACAGCCACGTCATGCACCTGGTGTCGACGGTGACCGGGCTGCTGCGCGGCGACCGCACCGCGTTCGACGCCGTCGTCGCCTGCTTCCCGGCCGGCACCCTGTCCGGGGCGCCGAAGGTGCGGGCCATGCAGGTCATCGACCGGCTGGAGCCGACCCGGCGCGGTCAGTACGGCGGCATCGTCGGCTACCTCGACTTCGCGGGCAACGCCGACACCGCGATCGCCATCCGCACCGCGATGATCCGCAACCGGACCGCGTACGTGCAGGCGGGCGGTGGGATCGTCGCCGACTCCGACCCGGCCGCGGAGGACATGGAGTGCCTGAACAAGGCCCGGGCGGTGCTCTCGGCCGTCGCCGCGGCCGGGTCCATGTCACCCCCGCCGGTCCCGGGCAGCGCGTGA